In the genome of Devosia rhizoryzae, the window CCTGGGTGGTGGTGTCAAGCTCGCTGCGACGAGCGGCAAGATCGGTGTTTGCGGTTTCGAGCGCAGCGGCGGCTTCGTCGCGCTGCTGCTGAAGGGTCGCGAGTTCGGCTTCGACATCGGCGAGGGCGCCGTCGGACTGCTCGCGAAGAGTGAGGTCACCGCGCAAGCTGTCGCGCTCGCTGGTCAGGGTTGCAACTTGGCTCTGGAGATTGCTCGACTGGCCCGAGCTGTTGATCCAGACGGCAAGAAAGGCCAGCCAACCGGCGACCGCAAGGACAAGAATAGTCAGGACCAACGGTTCGCGCAGGCGCTGCGACATGTTCGGCATAACAAGACCCCCAAAAGCTCTGAGGGCAGAACGTGGCGCTTATGCTGCTGGTTCCGGGGCCGTCAAAACGAAAACCCCGCGCTGGCGGCGCGGGGTTTTGAAGGAGCGTGTGCTCGAAGGACTTAGGCGACCTTATCGCTGTAGGTCTCGTTTTCGTCAGGTTCGCGAAGCACATAGCCGCGGCCCCAGACGGTTTCGATGTAGTTCTTGCCGCCGGTAGCGACCGAGAGCTTCTTGCGGAGCTTGCAGATGAAGACGTCGATGATCTTCAGTTCCGGCTCGTCCATGCCGCCATAGAGGTGGTTGAGGAACATTTCCTTGGTGAGGGTGGTGCCCTTGCGGAGCGAAAGGAGCTCCAGCATCTGGTATTCCTTGCCGGTGAGGTGCACGCGCTGGCTCTGCACTTCGACGGTTTTTGTATCAAGGTTTACAAGGAGATCGCCCGTCGAGATGACCGACTGGGCGTGGCCCTTGGAGCGGCGGACGATGGCGTGGATGCGGGCCACGAGTTCGTCCTTGTGGAAGGGCTTGGTCATGTAGTCGTCGGCGCCGAAACCGAGACCGCGGACCTTGTCCTCGATGCCGGCAAGGCCGGACAGGATAAGAATTGGCGTCTGCACCTTGGCAACGCGCAGCGTGCGCAAGACTTCGTACCCGCTCATATCGGGCAGGTTCAAGTCGAGCAGAATAATATCGTAGTCATAGAGCTTACCGAGATCGACGCCTTCTTCACCGAGATCGGTGGTGTAGACGTTGAAACTTTCGGACTTGAGCATCAACTCGATGCTCTGCGCCGTGGCGCTATCGTCCTCAATAAGGAGTACCCGCATTATATTCCCCTTGTCATTCGTTCCTGCTGGAACCCGCGAGAAGCAAGGCCAATTGCTTCTATCGCTCCAACCCTACTGGATATGATCAAAGCCTAAGCCCGATTAGTTAACAAAGTTTAATTCCGATCCGCAATACGCAAACTTCGGTAAGGTGAATTAAGTTTAACTTGTTGAAAATGCTCGTAAAACTGGCTGAAAAAATCTTAATGCATTACATTAGGAAGAGCTTCCAAGCGACTCTGTGGACTCAAGCATTCTGCGAAAATGTGGGGGTTTTTGGATGGCCGGAGCGCAGGGCGCATTTCGCCGATCATCATCGTCATTAAGGCATTTCGGTTAACGATCGGTTACCATCCGATTCGATTCGACGGCGGCCCGGAAACCATAATGGGCAGTCCTGGACCCCTTTGATGAACGCATCCTGAATGAAAGCGCTGATCTCTGCCATCGACGCCATCGAAGACGTCGAAGTCTTTGGCCGCGTCAAATCGGTCCAGGGCCTCCTCATCGAAATCGTGGGGCCGGTGCGCGAGCTGCGCGTCGGCGGACGCGTGATGATCGAGGCAACCGATGGACGAGACCTCGCGGCCGAGATCATCGGTTTCCGCGATGGGCACGCGCTGTGCTTGCCGTTCGGCGAATTGGGCGGGGTGCGGCTCGGGTGCCGGGCGGTGTTCCGGAGGCATGACGGATCGGTCAATCCATCCGAGGCGTGGCTGGGGCGGGTCGTCAACGCCAATGGCGAGCCCATCGATGGCAAGGGACCATTGCTGCGCGGAGCGGTCTCTTACCCGCTACGGCAGTCGCCGCTGGCGGCGCATGACCGCACGCGGGTGGGTGAGCCGATCGAGCTTGGGGTGAGATGCCTCAATACCTTTACGACCATGTGCGAGGGGCAGCGCATGGGCATCTTTGCCGGCTCGGGTGTCGGAAAATCGGTGCTGATGTCGATGCTGGCCCGCAATACCGATGTCGACGTTTCGGTGATTGGCTTGATCGGCGAGCGCGGGCGCGAGGTGCACGAGTTCATCCAGGAATATCTGGGTGAGGAAGGCCTGGCCCGGGCGGTTGTTGTCGTCGCCACTTCGGACGAAGCGGCTCTGATGCGGCGGCAGGCGGCCTATATCTCGATGGCGCTGTCGGAATTCTTTCGCGACCAGGGCAAGCGGGTGCTTTGCATGATGGACTCGTTGACCCGCTTTGCCATGGCGCAGCGCGAGATCGGTCTGGCCATCGGCGAACCGCCAACGGCCAAGGGATATCCGCCCACGGTTTTCACAGAATTGCCACGATTGTTGGAACGGGCCGGTCCGGGCATGCCAAATTCGGGGTCTATTACCGGTCTCTTTACCGTTTTGGTGGAAGGTGATGATCACAACGAGCCCATTGCCGATGCCGTTCGCGGTATTCTCGATGGGCACATTGTGATGGAGCGCGGCATTGCCGAGCGGGGGCGTTACCCGGCCGTCAATGTGCTCCGGTCCATCTCGCGGACCATGCCAGGGTGCGTTCCGGACCATGTCCGGCCCACCCTGTCGCGGGCGCGGGAACTCATGTCCATATTTTCGGACATGGAGGAGCTGATCCGGCTGGGGGCTTACCGGAAAGGGTCAGATCCGAACGTGGACCGCGCCATCGCCATCTACCCAAAGCTCGAGGGCTTCCTCGGTCAGCGGCGGGACGAGACGACGACGATCGGGGAGGGCTATGCCGTGCTCGCTTCGATCATCGCCGAGGCGGATGCGGGGGCATGATGGAGCGGTCAGTGTATTTGGCCGATCCGGACTGACTTGGTGTGTAAGGAGTACAGGTCGTGAAATCGCGCAGCGAGAGCCTTATTCGGCTCAAGAAGTTCCAGGTGGACGAAAAGCGCCGCCAGGTCATGCAGATCGAAATGATGGTGGCCGACTTCGAGCGCATGGCGTCCGAACTCGACCAGCAGATCGAGATCGAGCACACCAAGACCGGCATTTCCGATGTCGCCCATTTTGCTTATTCCACCTTTGCCAAGGCGGCCTTGACCCGGCGGGATAATCTTCTCGCGTCGGCCAATGATATGAAGAGCAAGCTCGAGGCTGCGCAGGATGCGCTGGCGGAAGCGCTTGAAGACCTCAAGAAGGTCGAGCTTCTGGATCAGCGCGAGCATCAGCGCGAAAAGGATGAGCAGAGCAAGCTGGAGCAGGAGGGCTATGACGAAGTGGCTCGACTGCGGTTTCGGCGGTAGGTCGGCGCCTGACTTGATGCAGGGGATTGATGCAGCATCGCACACCCCCTTCCGAGCTCCGCTAAGCCTAACGGCTAAGCTTCGCTTGCCTTCCCCTCTGAGGGGGAAGGTAACATCGTGGTGCCGGGCAAACCTGTGCAATGAATACGCTAAACAAAAAGGCCCGCCGAAGCGGGCCTTTCGTTTTTTTGGCTAGAGCCAATTACATGTCGGTAGCGCGCATTGCCGGGGTGTTGGCATAGGTTGCTTCATCGTAATCAGGCAAGGCTTCAAGCTGTTCGCGGGTAAAGTCGCTGTAGATCACGATGTCGCCGCCTTCGTTGGAAGCAAACTCGAGGTTGTCGAGGGCAACAGCAACGGTCTTCTGGCCGATGCCGAGGAAGCCACCGAAGTCAACGAGCATGGCATCGATCTGGCCATCCTGGGTGAGCAGGAGGTCTTCGACTTCAGCGATGTCTTCTCCATCCGGGCCGATGACGGTTGCTCCATCGAGGTTTTCGGCAGTCAGGGCATCACGTTCGATCGTGTTGTAGCCTTCGCGCGGCATCATGCCGGTGGTCATTGCGCCATCAGCAGGGGCAGTTGCCGGATTGGCAGCCGGCGTTTCGGAAACGGCGCCCGGATCAGCCGGAGCCATTGCCGGGTCAGCGGCCGGGGCCATTGCGTCGCCAGCCGGAGCCATTGCATCGGTGTTGGCAGCATCGGCAGCGGCGGCATCAGCTGGGTCTTCCCAGACGAAATCCGGAGCGGCGGTCAGTGCTTCGGCCGTGGTCGGCAGCACCCAGCGCATGGTGTTGTCGGCAGCCATCTCGTAGGTCATTTCCGAGAAGTCGATGGCGACGTTCTTTTCGCCGATGCCGAGGAAACCACCGACGCCGATAACAACGGCGAGGACGTCACCGTCAGCGGACAGGACGAGGTCGTTGACGGTGCCGATTTCTTCAGCGTCGTCGGCAGCGCTCGAATAGATTGGGGCACCGAGGACTTCCGAAGCAATGGCGTCGCCTTCACCAGCAGTGTAGCCGGTGGCGATGCTGGTCGGGGTGCGAGTCGGAGCGGCCGTTGTGGTGGTGTCGGTGGCAGGAGCCATCGCATCGCCAGCCGGAGCCATTTCATTGGCAGGGGCCATTTCATTAGCCGGAGCCATTTCGTTGGCCGGAGCCATCTCATTGGCGGGTGCCATTTCGTTGGCTGGAGCCATCTCGTTGGCAGGGGCAGTTTCGTTGGTGGTCGCAGGGGTCTGTGCGATCGCGGCAGTGCCGAGGGCCAGCGCAATTGCCGTGCTAGTCAGAAGCGTGCGGATCATAGTAGGCTCCAAAGGTTCATCGTTGCGGTGAACAGGGCCATGCGGCGCAAAACTTGCCGGTCGCGCGCCGTATGGCCCCTCTGATGACTGCTCAACGCGATCAAACGCGAAGGTGTTCCGCAGCTTTTTTGAGCAGCCTGCAAAAAGCGAAATCAAAAGGCCGGCTTCCGCATTTATGCAGAGCCGGCCTTTTTCGCCTCCCCATTGTTGGGGTTATTTTTTCCAGCGCGCCCGATCAGTGCCCGGCGCTGCTTTGTTGCCTTGGCGCGCGGCATGGGACGCGCAAATTGGCTGACAACAGGACAATAGCGCAGTTCTGATGGCAGGCCAGTGCCGGCCGGGTTAATGGCTTAACGCAGGATTAATCGACGAGGCGCGCCGTTGCCTTGTCATAGTCGCGCATGGCGCGATGCGGCATGCCGCCGTCCGAAAATTCGGGGCCAAAAGCGACAAAGCCGAGCCGCTCGTAGAAGTCGAGCTTGTCGGACTGGGCGGTGAGGTAAAAGCGGTCTTGGCCATTGGCACGGGCGTGGGCCATGGCAGCGGCGATCAGCTTTTTGGCGACACCGCGGCCCCGGAACGCCTGGCGCACTGCGACGCGGCCAATCTTGACGTGCTCAGGCTGCTCGATCAGCCGCAGCGTGCCTACGACCTCACCGGCCAGGATGGCCACGAAGTGGGTGGCGGTGAGATCATAGCTGTCATTTTCTTCCTCTTCAGGGACCTTTTGCTCCCAGACGAAGACTTCGCGGCGTAGGGCGAAGGCGGCGTTGCAGAGGGTGGAAAAGACGGGGACGGGGAAGATGGCTGGCTCGGTCATGAGCGGGGTTTTAGTTGGTGGGGGTCGGGTTGAAAACCCAAGTTTTGCGCGTGTTGCTCCACCCACCCTTGGTCCCTCTCCATCAAGGGGAGGGAGACGATGAACATGGGCTTCGGGGTGTTGAAGAGACCCCCACCCGGCCTCCCCCTTCAGGAGGGGGAGGAGTTCGGACGGTGGGCTTGGACGGACTTCGCCCCGTCATTCAAGAGGATCAGGTCTATGTTTCTGCCGCTTCGAGTTCTGCCAGTTTGTCGAGGGCGGGGGCCTGGTGGACGAGGTCGTTGATGAAGCTGAGCTTTTCGATGACGGGTGGGCTGAGGATGAAGGGGTAGGCGTCGGGTTGACCGACGGCGCGGTTGAGATTGTTGATGAGGCTCGAAAGCGGGATCCAGTTGTCGATGATGGTCGACATGTCGGGCGCCATGTAGGGGTCGAAGGTCACCGGCGGGATGGCGAGGTTTTCATCGCCGGTGCGGGGGCGGGCGCGGATGCCGTAGGCGGCAGCCATTTCGACGGTATCGACGATGTGGAGGTAATGCGCCCAGCTTTCCGCGAAATCCTCCCAGGGATGGGCGGTGGCATAGGCGCTGATATGGGTGTTGTACCAGCCGTCGGGGGCGCCGTTGGCGTAATAGGTCTTGAGCGCTTCACCATAATCTGCGCGTTCATCGCCGAAGAGCTGCCGAAAGCGGTCTAGGCTCGGCTTGTTGTCGACGAGGAGATCCCAATAATGGTGGCCGATCTCGTGGCGGAAGTGGCCGAGCATGGTGCGATAGGGCTCGCCCATCTGCGTGCGGCGGCGTTCGCGCTCCGCATCGTCGGCTTCGGCAAGGGAAATGGTGATGATGCCGTTTTCGTGGCCGGTCATAACCGGGGAGGTCTGGTCATCGGCGAGGAAGCGGAAGGCGAGGCCGTGCTGTGGGTCTTCGGCGCGGTCTTGCAAGGGCAGGCCAAGGCGGATCAGGGAATACATGAGGCGCTTTTTGGCGCGCTCGATGCTTTGCCAATGCAGCAGATTTTCGGGGTTGGAGAGATCGGGCACGATCTCGTTATGGCGGCAGGCGGCGCAATAGGCTTCGCCGCCCTCGGGCACGAGCCAGTTGCAGGCGGCGTGTTCGGCATTGGCGCAATACACCAGGCGTTCGCCGGGGAGGGCGGGGCTGGTCCAGGCGCCATTGTCATCGGTGAGCGAGACAAGCGCATTGGCTCGCGGCGCATAGCCCAAAGCATGGCCGCAGCGTTCGCACACTGCGTTCTCGAAGTAGATCGTGTTGCCGCAGTGATCACAGGAAAAAAGTCGCATGGATGCGCCCCCAAAAGCCAAGTTGAACAATGCCCGCGGTCACAAGCCCGTTCCAGCGCAACTCCGTTGTGATCGGAGCGTTTTCCGTTCACAGCAAGGGAGGAAGCCATGCGTGTAGACGAAGCCAAAATCCGCGACCGGGCCTATCAGCTTTGGGATCAGGCGGGGCAGCCGGATGGGCGGGACCAGGAGTTCTGGCACGATGCCGAACGCGAGCTGGCCGAGGAAGAAGAGGTCGATATTTCGTCCGAAGCGGCCAAGCTCGACCTGCCGCCGACAGTGCCGGGCGGCTTGCCGATCTAACCCTAGTGCCACGCCCTCGTCCTTCGAGGCTGCACTTTCTTTCGCACCTCAGGATGAGGGCTACTTTGGCCACAGGATGGCCCTAGACGCTGCCGACTGTCTTGAGGCGAATGCGCGGGTGAACCTCGTTCTGGCTCATGACGACCGTTTGCGGGCGGAAGCGCTCGATGATGGAGCGGACATGGGGACGGATCGAAGGTGAGGTGATCAGCACGGGGAGTTCGCCCTGCTGCGCGGCGCGTTCGAAACCCTGCTGGATGGCGCCGATGAATTGCTGGAGCTTTGATGGCGCCATGGCGAGGTGACGGTTTTCGCCATCGCCGATCATGGCTTCGGCGAAATCGCGTTCCCATTGCGGGGAGAGGGTGAGGAGCGGCAGGTTGCCATCGGGGCCCAAATTGGCGGCGCAGAGCTGGCGCGACAGGCGGGCGCGGACATGTTCGATGATGGTTTGCACCGAGCGGCCGGAGCCGGCGATTTCGGCTATGCCCTCGAGGATGGTCGAAAGATCGCGGATCGAGATGCGTTCGGTGAGCAGCGCCTGAAGGACGCGCTGGAGGCCGGAAACGGTGATCTGGCTCGGCACGATGTCCTCGACGAGCTTTTGCTGATCCTTCGGCAGGCCGGTGAGGAGGCTCTGGACGTTGGCGTAGCTCAATAGATCGGCGACGTTGGCCTTGAGCACTTCGGTGAGGTGGGTCGAGATGACGGTAGAGGGGTCGATGATCGAAAGGCCGCGCAATTCGGCTTCGTCGCGCAAAGCAGGTTCGATCCAGGTCGCTGGCAGGCCGAAGGTCGGCTCGGTGGTGTGGTGGCCGGGCAGGTCGATCTGGTTGCCATAGGGGTCCATGACCATGAGCTGGTTGGCATAGATCTGGCCGGAGCCGGCTTCGACTTCCTTGATGCGGACTTTGTAGTCGTTGGGCTCGAGCTGCATGTTGTCAAGAATGCGCACCGGCGGCATGACGAAGCCGAGTTCGAGCGCCAGCTGGCGGCGGAGGGCCTTGATCTGCTCGGTGAGGCGATCGGAGCCGTTTTCGTCTTCCTTGACGAGGCTGAGGAGGCCGTAGCCGAGCTCGAGCTTGAGATCGTCGATCTTGAGGGCATCGGTGATCGGCGGTTCGCTCGGCTGAGCAGCCGAGGTGGGTGCGTTCTTGGCCAGTTCCTGCGCGGCTTCGGCGACTTGCCGGACCTGCTTGGTGCCGGTGGCGCGCCAGGCAAGATAGCCGACGCCGGCGGATAGGGCCATGAAGGGGATGAAGGGCATGCCGGGGAGGAAGGCGAGGGCGCCCATGACGGCGGAGCTCATGCCCAGGGCGCGCGGATAGCCGGTGAACTGGCGCGACAGGGCCTTGTCGGCAGCACCGGTGACGCCGGATTTGGAGACGAGGATACCGGCTGCGGTCGAGACGATCAGCGCGGGGATCTGGGAAACGAGGCCGTCGCCGATGGTGAGGAGGGTATAAACGTTGCCGGCTTCCTGGACCGAGAGGCCTTCCTGCATGATGCCGATCAGCATGCCGGCGGAGACGTTGATAAAGGTGATGATGAGGCCGGCAATGGCGTCGCCGCGTACGAATTTGGAGGCACCGTCCATGTTGCCGAAGAAGGCCGATTCGCCTTCGAGTTCGGCGCGGCGCTTCTTGGCGGTGTCTTCGTCGATGAGGCCGGCGGAAAGGTCGGCGTCGATGGCCATCTGCTTGCCGGGCATGGCATCGAGGCTGAAGCGGGCGGCGACTTCGGCGATGCGGCCGGAACCCTTGGTGATGACGATGAAGTTGACGATCACCAGGATGATGAAGATCACGATCCCGATGACGAAATTGCCACGGGTGATGAAGTTGCCGAAGGCCTCGATGACGTGGCCGGCAGCGTCGGTGCCGTTATGGCCTTCGGACAGGATCAGGCGCGTGGTGGCAAGGTTTAGGCCCAGCCGCAGCATGGTGGCGATCAAAAGGACGGTCGGGAAGGCCGAGAATTCGAGCGGCTTCTGGATGAAGAGCGAGGTCATGAGGATCATGACCGAGAAGACGATCGAGATGGCCAGCAGCATGTCCACGAGGATCGCGGGCAGGGGCACGATAAGGATCAGGATCAGGCCCATGACGCCGGCGGCTAGGGCAATGTCGCCCGAGCGCAGGGTTGCGCTCACCTGACCGAAGGTGGGGAGCTTGAAGGCGCGAGAGGTGGTGGGCAGGTCGGTCATTTTCAGGCCTTACACGGAGCCCCCCTTCTCCCCTTGCGGGAGAAGGTGCCCGAAGGGCGGATGAGGGGTGCTGAGAGCACCCTGAATGCTGCGTTTAGGGCAAAATCCCTACCCCTCATCCGTCTCGCGCGAGGCGCGAGCCACCTTCTCCCGCAAGGGGAGAAGGGAAGGCCGGTGGGGAGGGGAGAGCGAGCCATCAAGCCACCGCGCGGCGTTCGCCGGGTTCGGGCACATGGGTGCCTTCGTCGGCATATTGGTTGAGTTTGTTGCGCAGGGTGCGGATGGAGATGCCCAGGATGGTCGCGGCATGGGTGCGGTTGCCGAAGGTGTGGTCGAGGGTGTCGAGGATGAGGTCGCGCTCGACATCGGCGACGGTGCGGCCGACGAGGGCGCGGTTCATGGCCTCGGCGGTTTGCGCGGCCATCATGGCGGGCGAGGTCGCACGGGCGGCTTCGGCGAGGCCCATGCCGTCGGGCAGGACGATGGCTTCGGTGCCGATGGTGTCGCCGGAGGAGAGCAGCACGGCGCGGTGGAGGGTGTTTTCCAGTTCGCGCACATTGCCCGGCCAGGGGGCTTTCACCAGGGCATTGCGCGCTTCTGCGGAGAGTGCGCGCGGCGGGATTCCGTTGGCCTTGGCGTATTTGGCGACGAAATGCTCGGAGAGGGCGATGATGTCGCCGGGGCGCTCGCGTAAAGCCGGGAGTTTCAGGTTTACGACGTTGAGGCGGAACAGGAGGTCTTCGCGGAAGCTGCCTTCACGCACGGCCTCGCTGAGATTGCGGTTGGAAGTGGCGAGGATGCGGATGTCGACGGGCACGGGCTTGGTGCCGCCAACGCGGTCGATGACGCGTTCCTGGATGGCGCGCAGGAGCTTGGCCTGGAGGCGCACGTCCATTTCGGAAATTTCGTCGAGCAGGAGGGTGCCGCCAGAGGCTTCCTCGAACTTGCCGATGCGGCGCGCGACGGCGCCGGTAAAGGCACCCTTTTCGTGGCCGAAAAGCTCGGATTCGAGCAGTGCTTCCGGGATCGCGGCGCAGTTGACGGAGATAAAGGCTTTCGACGCGCGCTTGGAGCGGGCGTGAACGTATTTGGCGACGACTTCCTTGCCGGTGCCCGATTCGCCGGTGATCAGGATCGAGGCTTCCGAGCCAGCGATCTGCTCGGCCATCTTGACGACGCGCTCCATGGCCGGGTCGCGATAAAGGAATTCCGAGCTTTCGCGGGCGACGGCGGCGATGACGGCGGCGATCAGCTCGGCGTCAGGCGGCAGCGGGATATATTCCTTGGCGCCGGCGCGGATGGCGTTGACGGCGGCGGCGGCATTGGTCTCGACGCCGCAGGCGACGACCGGCACGGCGATGCGCTCGGCTTCTAGCCCGGCAATGAGGCCCGAGATGTTCATCATCACGTCGACGAGCAGCAGGTCGGCCCCCTTGCCGGCGCGGAGGGCGGCGAGGGCAATTTCGATCGAGGGGGCATGGGCGACCTTGGCGCCGCCGTCCATGGCCATCTTGGTTGCGGTGGAGAGCTGGCCTTCGAGGGCTCCAATGATGAGCAGACGCACGATCAGTTCTCCCTTACTGCGGCTTGATGATTTCGGTCATGGTGACGCCGAGCCGGTCTTCGACCAGCACGATTTCACCACGGGCGACGAGGCGGTCGTTGATGAAAATCTCGACCGCTTCGCCGACCTGGCGGTCAAGTTCGATGACGGTGCCGGCATCCATCTTGAGCAGGTGGGAGACCGGCATCTTGGTGCGGCCGAGGACGACCGAGACGCGCACAGGAACATCGAACACCGCTTCAAGATCGGCGGCAGTCTTTTCGACATAGTGTTCCTGCCCGTTGCGTTCGGGGGCAGCCATTTCGTCGAGGCCGAAGCCTTCGTTTTCGGCACTCATTGGTGGTGCTCCCTGGCATGGTGTGCGGCAGCGGTCTTGGAGCGCGCGGCAAGGTAGGTGGCGATCTGGCGATCGATGTTCTTGGAGGTTTCGGCGATGTCGCGAACGAGGCCGCCATCGACCCATTCCAGGCGGCCATCGCCAAGGCGAATATCGGGATCACCCATAACGACGAGGCGACCGGCAAAACCGGCATGAGCCATTTGCGCGGTGGCTGCTTCGCGGATGGCGTCGGCGAGGTCCGGATGACAGCGGATGACGAGGTGCGGCACGCCATCAAGGCTCGGGAGACACTCGCGCACCAGAGCTTCCAGCTCGGTCAGCGGGTGCCGGGCGACGAGATGGAGAGCAAGCTTGCGGCCGACGGTGACCGCCAGGTCCACGGATTCGCGATGATTGCTGTCGCGCGCTTCGTCGAGTGCGGCCATCAGCTGGGCAGTCTGCGTCGCCAGCGTTGCTGAAGCAGCCGCAATGGTTTGCGCGGCCATGGCGGAGGCGTTCTGCTCGCCGGCGCGCATGCCTTCGGCATAGGCTTCCTGACGAGCATTGGCGACGAGCTGGGCGACAACGTCTTCGGGGATCGTCGGCACCGGTGGCGCGGAAACGCGGCCGGGGCGGTGCTCCATGTTGAGATCGAAAAGGAAGCGGGCAGGGGCGGCCATGGGTTAAGCCACCATCTGGTCGTCGGACTTGGACTTCATGATCAGGATTTCGCCCTTGGCAGCGAGGTCCTTGGCGGTGGCGACGAGGCGGGTCTGGGCTTCGTCGACATCCTTCAAACGCACCGGACCCATGCCGGCCATGTCGTCCTGCAAGAGCTTGGCGGCGCGGCCCGACATATTGGAGAAGAAGCTTTCCTTGACGGTTTCGTTGGCACCCTTGAGGGCCAAGGCGAGGTCGCGTTTGTCGAGCTTGGAAAGCAGCGTCTGGATGGCGGAAGTTTCAAGCTTGGCGAGATCCTCGAAGGTGAACATCAGCGCCTTGATGCGCTCGGCATCGTCGCGATTGAACTCTTCGAGATTGGTGATGAAGCGCGCTTCGGTCTGGCGATCAAAGCTGTTGAAGATTTCGGCCATCTGCTCGTGGCTGTCGCGGCGCTTGGAGTGATTAAGCGTCGACATGAATTCGGTGCGCAGCGTCATCTCGATCTTTTCGAGAATTTCCTTTTGCACCGGATCGAGGCCGAGCATGCGCTGCACCACGTCCATGGCCAACTCTTCAGGCAGGACGGCGAGGACCTTGGATGCGTGGTCGGTGGCAATCTTGGAAAGGACGACGGCAATGGTCTGCGGGTATTCGTTCTTGAGGTAGGCGGCGAGAATATCGGCCTGCACGTTGGAAAGCTTTTCCCACATGTTGCGGCCGGCCGGTCCACGGATTTCTTCCATGATGGCGTCGACCTTGTCCTGGGTGAGGAAGCTCAGGAGCAGGCGCTCGGTGGTGTCGGTATTGCCCGAGAGCGAGCCATTGGACGAAATCGTGGTGACGAATTCGATCATCAGGTCATCGAGCATTTCCTGGGTAATCGGCCCAAGGCGAACCATGGCGCGGGAAAGCTGCTTGATTTCGAGTTCGTCGAGTTCGTCGAAGATCGGCTTGCCATAATCGGGGCCGAGCGCGAGCAGGAGCGCGGCGGCCTTTTCGTCGCCCTTGAGCAGGCGGTTTTCGCCACCGACCTGAAGCTGGGCGCCCAGGGGTGCAAGGGAGGCGTCGGGTGCTTGGGAGATCAGGGACATGGCGGTTACGCAGCGCTACCGAGCCAGTCGCGCACGATCAGCGCGGCCTGCTTGGGATTTTCTTCGACCAGGGTGCCGACGGTCTTGAGGGTCTGGAGCTGGGTTTCGCCCATGGACTTGGCGTTCTGGACCCAGGCGGGAGTCTTGTCCCTCGGTTCGTCTTCGACGATGACCTCGACCAGACGCCCATCGGCGCCGACCACGCCATTGTGGCCAAGTTCGGCGGCGACCGGCAAAGCCAGCGGCTTGGGCTCCGGCGAGAGAACCTTCTTAAGAAGCGGCCGCATGACGAAGAAGACGAGCGCCAGGGCGATAAGAAGTGTGACGGCCATTTCGGCGCCGTCCATGATGTCGTCGCGGGTGAAATCGAGGAGGCCAGCGCCCGAGTCGGTGCCAGCAATGGCCAGATCCGGACGCTCGGCAAACTGCATGTTGACCACTTCGACGCTGTCGCCGCGATCGGCGGAATAGCCGACGGCCGAGCGCACGAGCGCCAGGATCTGCGCGACTTCATCGGCGGTGCGCGGCGTATAGGTGAGGTTGCCGGCGCCATCGTCATTGTAGACGCCATCGACCACGACCGCGACCGAGAGGCGCTTCAGGGCGCCGGCTTCGGTGATGTTGGTCTGG includes:
- the flhA gene encoding flagellar biosynthesis protein FlhA — encoded protein: MTDLPTTSRAFKLPTFGQVSATLRSGDIALAAGVMGLILILIVPLPAILVDMLLAISIVFSVMILMTSLFIQKPLEFSAFPTVLLIATMLRLGLNLATTRLILSEGHNGTDAAGHVIEAFGNFITRGNFVIGIVIFIILVIVNFIVITKGSGRIAEVAARFSLDAMPGKQMAIDADLSAGLIDEDTAKKRRAELEGESAFFGNMDGASKFVRGDAIAGLIITFINVSAGMLIGIMQEGLSVQEAGNVYTLLTIGDGLVSQIPALIVSTAAGILVSKSGVTGAADKALSRQFTGYPRALGMSSAVMGALAFLPGMPFIPFMALSAGVGYLAWRATGTKQVRQVAEAAQELAKNAPTSAAQPSEPPITDALKIDDLKLELGYGLLSLVKEDENGSDRLTEQIKALRRQLALELGFVMPPVRILDNMQLEPNDYKVRIKEVEAGSGQIYANQLMVMDPYGNQIDLPGHHTTEPTFGLPATWIEPALRDEAELRGLSIIDPSTVISTHLTEVLKANVADLLSYANVQSLLTGLPKDQQKLVEDIVPSQITVSGLQRVLQALLTERISIRDLSTILEGIAEIAGSGRSVQTIIEHVRARLSRQLCAANLGPDGNLPLLTLSPQWERDFAEAMIGDGENRHLAMAPSKLQQFIGAIQQGFERAAQQGELPVLITSPSIRPHVRSIIERFRPQTVVMSQNEVHPRIRLKTVGSV
- the flbD gene encoding sigma-54-dependent transcriptional regulator FlbD; translation: MRLLIIGALEGQLSTATKMAMDGGAKVAHAPSIEIALAALRAGKGADLLLVDVMMNISGLIAGLEAERIAVPVVACGVETNAAAAVNAIRAGAKEYIPLPPDAELIAAVIAAVARESSEFLYRDPAMERVVKMAEQIAGSEASILITGESGTGKEVVAKYVHARSKRASKAFISVNCAAIPEALLESELFGHEKGAFTGAVARRIGKFEEASGGTLLLDEISEMDVRLQAKLLRAIQERVIDRVGGTKPVPVDIRILATSNRNLSEAVREGSFREDLLFRLNVVNLKLPALRERPGDIIALSEHFVAKYAKANGIPPRALSAEARNALVKAPWPGNVRELENTLHRAVLLSSGDTIGTEAIVLPDGMGLAEAARATSPAMMAAQTAEAMNRALVGRTVADVERDLILDTLDHTFGNRTHAATILGISIRTLRNKLNQYADEGTHVPEPGERRAVA
- the fliN gene encoding flagellar motor switch protein FliN: MAAPERNGQEHYVEKTAADLEAVFDVPVRVSVVLGRTKMPVSHLLKMDAGTVIELDRQVGEAVEIFINDRLVARGEIVLVEDRLGVTMTEIIKPQ
- a CDS encoding FliH/SctL family protein, with translation MAAPARFLFDLNMEHRPGRVSAPPVPTIPEDVVAQLVANARQEAYAEGMRAGEQNASAMAAQTIAAASATLATQTAQLMAALDEARDSNHRESVDLAVTVGRKLALHLVARHPLTELEALVRECLPSLDGVPHLVIRCHPDLADAIREAATAQMAHAGFAGRLVVMGDPDIRLGDGRLEWVDGGLVRDIAETSKNIDRQIATYLAARSKTAAAHHAREHHQ
- the fliG gene encoding flagellar motor switch protein FliG, with translation MSLISQAPDASLAPLGAQLQVGGENRLLKGDEKAAALLLALGPDYGKPIFDELDELEIKQLSRAMVRLGPITQEMLDDLMIEFVTTISSNGSLSGNTDTTERLLLSFLTQDKVDAIMEEIRGPAGRNMWEKLSNVQADILAAYLKNEYPQTIAVVLSKIATDHASKVLAVLPEELAMDVVQRMLGLDPVQKEILEKIEMTLRTEFMSTLNHSKRRDSHEQMAEIFNSFDRQTEARFITNLEEFNRDDAERIKALMFTFEDLAKLETSAIQTLLSKLDKRDLALALKGANETVKESFFSNMSGRAAKLLQDDMAGMGPVRLKDVDEAQTRLVATAKDLAAKGEILIMKSKSDDQMVA